In the genome of Nocardia sp. NBC_00416, one region contains:
- a CDS encoding alpha/beta fold hydrolase, with product MSEYESVWCDLQGVAFSQGYLDVEGVRTRYLHAGDRSRPALVFLHGSGGHAEAYVRNLAAHAEHFSTWSIDMLGHGYTDKPGHPLEIEHYVRHLISFLDTIGAAHAHISGESLGGWVAARTAYDHPGRVDKLVLNTAGGSQADPEVMQRIVTLSMAAATDPTWETVQARITWLMADKSRDYADIVASRQRVYRQPGFVDAMRDIMALQDPQIRARNLLGPEEYGGITAPTLVVWTSDDPTADVAEGKRIASMIPGARFEVLPDCGHWPQYESPAAFDALHLEFLLGG from the coding sequence GTGTCGGAATACGAGAGTGTGTGGTGCGACCTGCAGGGTGTCGCGTTCAGTCAGGGATACCTGGATGTGGAGGGGGTGCGTACTCGCTATCTGCACGCCGGCGACCGGAGCAGACCGGCGCTGGTCTTCCTGCACGGGTCGGGCGGGCACGCCGAGGCCTACGTCCGGAATCTGGCGGCGCATGCCGAGCATTTCTCCACCTGGTCGATCGATATGCTCGGCCACGGGTACACCGATAAACCCGGGCATCCGCTGGAGATCGAACACTATGTGCGTCATCTGATCTCGTTTCTCGACACCATCGGTGCCGCCCACGCTCATATCAGCGGGGAATCGCTCGGCGGCTGGGTCGCCGCCCGGACCGCCTACGACCATCCGGGCCGGGTCGACAAACTGGTGCTCAACACAGCGGGCGGTTCACAGGCCGACCCGGAGGTCATGCAGCGGATCGTCACGCTGTCCATGGCAGCGGCCACCGATCCCACCTGGGAGACGGTGCAGGCACGCATCACATGGCTGATGGCGGATAAATCCAGGGATTACGCCGATATCGTGGCCAGCCGGCAGCGGGTGTACCGGCAGCCAGGTTTCGTCGACGCCATGCGCGACATCATGGCGTTGCAGGATCCGCAGATCCGGGCACGCAATCTGCTCGGCCCCGAGGAGTACGGCGGGATCACCGCGCCGACGCTCGTGGTGTGGACCAGCGACGATCCCACCGCCGATGTGGCCGAGGGCAAACGGATCGCCTCGATGATCCCGGGCGCCCGGTTCGAGGTGCTGCCGGACTGCGGGCACTGGCCCCAGTACGAATCACCCGCGGCATTCGACGCACTCCATCTCGAATTCCTGCTGGGCGGTTGA
- a CDS encoding bifunctional 3-(3-hydroxy-phenyl)propionate/3-hydroxycinnamic acid hydroxylase, translating into MDHGNGSGPQSFDVVIVGAGPVGLTIANTLGRYGVHTLLVEERPSLIDYPRGVGIDDESLRTMQATGLVERILPHTNPNQIMRFVDGQRRLLAEIAPTEQQFGWPKRSGFIQPLVDAELLAGLDRFDCVDIRWATALSDCDDTGDEVLVQLDTANGPHQVRARYVVGCDGGRSTTRRTMGVSFEGTTSPTRWLVVDIDGDPLGHPNVEVGADPARPNVSISLAHGIRRFEFLLHDDESDSEAETAEFLARLLAPFVPHPERLDVIRRRVYTHHSRIAGEFRRGQLLLAGDAAHLMPVWQGQGYNSGIRDAANLAWKLAAVVTGVAGAGLLDTYDQERRKHARAMIDLSTTVGRVISPTNHRVAAVRDVAVRGLALVPPLKRYVLGMRFKPMPRYDRGAVVHGWSRSPNSAVGTLFIQPRVATRAQPDVLLDETLGPWFAVLCWNNQPRKLLGDEEFARWKGLGARFVEARPATQLHWTGHDDPDVLVVGDHTGALKKWFDGQLDSVLFLRPDRCIAGACIAQHAPELGAAVRTTLELSPGGSDAAGRVLRLAQPAP; encoded by the coding sequence ATGGACCACGGAAACGGCAGCGGGCCGCAGAGTTTCGACGTCGTCATCGTCGGCGCCGGACCGGTGGGGCTGACCATCGCGAACACCCTGGGCCGCTACGGCGTGCACACCCTGCTGGTGGAGGAACGGCCCAGCCTCATCGACTATCCGCGCGGTGTCGGTATCGACGACGAATCACTGCGCACCATGCAGGCCACCGGACTGGTCGAGCGGATCCTGCCGCATACCAACCCGAACCAGATCATGCGGTTCGTCGACGGGCAGCGCCGGTTACTGGCCGAGATCGCGCCCACCGAGCAGCAGTTCGGCTGGCCCAAGCGCAGCGGGTTCATCCAGCCCCTGGTGGACGCCGAACTGCTGGCCGGGCTGGACCGCTTCGACTGTGTGGATATCCGCTGGGCCACCGCGCTGAGCGACTGCGACGACACCGGCGACGAGGTCCTGGTGCAGCTCGACACCGCGAACGGCCCGCACCAGGTGCGCGCCCGGTACGTCGTGGGTTGCGACGGTGGTCGCAGTACCACCCGGCGCACGATGGGCGTGAGTTTCGAGGGCACCACCTCCCCGACCCGCTGGCTGGTGGTCGATATCGACGGCGATCCGCTCGGACATCCGAATGTGGAGGTCGGGGCCGATCCCGCGCGGCCGAATGTCTCGATCTCGCTGGCCCACGGGATCCGGCGGTTCGAATTCCTGCTGCACGACGACGAATCCGACTCCGAAGCCGAGACCGCGGAATTCCTGGCCCGGCTGCTCGCGCCCTTCGTACCGCATCCGGAACGCCTGGATGTGATCCGGCGGCGGGTCTACACCCACCATTCCCGGATCGCCGGTGAATTCCGGAGAGGCCAGCTGCTGCTGGCCGGCGATGCCGCGCATCTCATGCCGGTCTGGCAGGGCCAGGGCTACAACAGTGGGATCCGGGACGCGGCGAATCTGGCCTGGAAACTGGCGGCGGTGGTGACCGGAGTCGCCGGTGCCGGCCTGCTCGACACCTATGACCAGGAGCGGCGCAAACACGCGCGGGCCATGATCGACCTGTCCACCACGGTCGGGCGGGTCATCTCGCCGACGAACCACCGGGTCGCCGCGGTCCGTGATGTGGCGGTACGCGGACTGGCCCTGGTGCCGCCGTTGAAGCGGTACGTGCTCGGGATGCGGTTCAAACCCATGCCGCGCTACGACCGCGGTGCGGTGGTGCACGGCTGGTCGAGGTCACCGAATTCGGCGGTCGGCACCCTGTTCATCCAGCCGCGGGTCGCGACCCGGGCGCAGCCGGACGTGCTACTCGACGAAACCCTGGGCCCCTGGTTCGCGGTGCTGTGCTGGAACAACCAGCCCCGGAAACTGCTGGGGGATGAGGAATTCGCCCGATGGAAGGGTCTCGGCGCTCGTTTCGTGGAAGCGCGGCCCGCGACCCAGTTGCACTGGACCGGGCACGACGACCCCGATGTGCTGGTGGTCGGTGATCACACCGGAGCACTGAAGAAATGGTTCGACGGCCAGCTCGATTCGGTGCTGTTCCTGCGGCCGGACCGATGCATCGCCGGCGCCTGTATCGCCCAGCACGCACCCGAACTCGGCGCCGCGGTGCGCACAACCCTCGAACTCTCCCCGGGAGGTTCCGATGCCGCTGGCCGTGTGCTGCGTCTCGCACAGCCCGCTCCTTGA
- a CDS encoding 3-carboxyethylcatechol 2,3-dioxygenase, which translates to MPLAVCCVSHSPLLELPGPGPELRAEVGAALDRARDFVRDFDPELVVLFAPDHYNGFFYKLMPPFCLGTAATAVGDYGTHAGPLSVPEDQALGLAEALLEAGIDLATSAEMSVDHGTVQPLQRLFGDAAARPVIPIFVNSVATPLGPLRRVRALGTAVGRHLATLGKRVLIIGSGGLSHDPPVPQRATAPEPVLQRIVQGRPMTTEQRAARQTAVIAAARDFATGDSPLQALNPEWDRAFLDLVDTGGLAAVDDWDNNEITRVAGNSAHEVRTWVAAFAALGAQGPYRTDVRYYRPAPELIAGFAVRTARPADEPIDHRRR; encoded by the coding sequence ATGCCGCTGGCCGTGTGCTGCGTCTCGCACAGCCCGCTCCTTGAGCTGCCGGGTCCGGGTCCGGAACTGCGGGCCGAGGTCGGGGCGGCGCTCGACCGGGCCCGGGATTTCGTGCGGGACTTCGATCCGGAACTGGTGGTGCTGTTCGCCCCGGACCACTACAACGGGTTCTTCTACAAGCTCATGCCGCCCTTCTGTCTCGGCACCGCGGCCACCGCGGTGGGGGACTACGGGACCCACGCCGGGCCGCTGAGCGTTCCGGAGGATCAGGCGCTGGGGCTGGCGGAGGCGCTGCTCGAGGCCGGAATCGATCTCGCGACCTCGGCAGAGATGTCGGTGGATCACGGCACCGTGCAGCCGCTACAGCGGTTGTTCGGCGACGCCGCCGCCCGGCCGGTGATCCCGATCTTCGTGAACTCCGTGGCGACCCCGCTGGGCCCGCTGCGCCGGGTACGGGCGCTGGGTACCGCGGTCGGCCGTCACCTCGCGACCCTCGGAAAGCGGGTGCTGATCATCGGGTCGGGCGGTCTGTCGCACGACCCACCGGTTCCGCAGCGGGCGACCGCACCCGAGCCGGTATTGCAGCGGATCGTGCAGGGCCGCCCGATGACCACCGAACAGCGGGCCGCCCGCCAGACCGCGGTGATCGCCGCCGCCCGCGATTTCGCCACCGGCGACAGTCCGCTACAGGCGCTGAACCCCGAATGGGACCGGGCGTTCCTCGACCTGGTGGATACCGGTGGCCTGGCCGCAGTCGACGACTGGGACAACAACGAGATCACGAGGGTCGCCGGTAATTCGGCACACGAGGTCAGGACCTGGGTGGCGGCTTTCGCGGCGCTCGGGGCGCAGGGGCCTTATCGGACGGACGTCCGCTATTACCGGCCCGCACCAGAACTCATCGCCGGCTTCGCCGTCCGTACGGCCCGCCCGGCCGATGAGCCGATCGACCACAGGAGGCGATGA
- a CDS encoding FAD-binding protein, which translates to MSTDETDFDETVDLLVIGSGGGGMSAALRAEALGLDTLVVEKADYYGGSTALSGGGIWVPNAPAQQRDGFALDPDAVIGYLRTITGGLVAEERLRAYVERSPDMMAFLEERSRWLEFVWKPGYADYYPEVDGGSEQGSTINVPPIDLRELGDEEEKLLTPLALAPKGIWLGPKDLRMFYQVRQNWRGKAVMLKLIWRMFRAHVFGDRIAAIGQSLIARLRLAMKERDIPLWLSSPMTSLITGADGQVTGAVITRDGKPVRIRARRGVILATGGFDHDMTWRKEELPEVDQDWSFGNPVALGDGIRAGQDAGAATDLMDEAWWFPAIQWPDGRMQFMLNERMMPAQFIVNGAGKRFINEAAPYMDFGHAMIEGQRTGVTHIPCWLITDHRSWHKYVIGGHLPIPKVPFAPVPTGFEMVQAWLESGVVKAAGSFAELAGKIDVPAAELEATAARFNELALGGHDDDFQRGDSVYDNYYGDPTLPNPNLFPIGKPPYYAFRIVLGDLGTSGGLRTDENARVLRADGSAVDGLYAVGNASAAVMGRSYAGAGATIGPAMTFGYIAAEHCAGRTRSGAAGETGEGVGRPAAGDDVTIETTGGNR; encoded by the coding sequence GTGAGCACCGACGAGACGGATTTCGACGAAACCGTCGATCTACTGGTGATCGGTTCCGGCGGCGGCGGGATGAGTGCCGCGCTACGCGCCGAAGCATTGGGGCTCGACACCCTCGTGGTGGAGAAGGCCGACTACTACGGCGGATCCACCGCGCTTTCCGGCGGCGGTATCTGGGTGCCGAACGCCCCCGCGCAACAGCGGGACGGATTCGCCCTCGACCCCGACGCGGTGATCGGCTATCTGCGCACCATCACCGGCGGGCTGGTCGCCGAGGAACGGTTGCGGGCCTATGTCGAGAGATCACCGGACATGATGGCCTTCCTCGAGGAACGCAGCCGCTGGCTGGAATTCGTCTGGAAACCCGGCTACGCCGATTACTACCCGGAAGTCGACGGCGGGTCGGAGCAGGGCAGCACCATCAATGTGCCGCCCATCGACCTGCGGGAACTCGGCGACGAGGAGGAGAAACTCCTCACACCGCTCGCGCTGGCGCCGAAGGGGATCTGGCTGGGGCCCAAGGATCTTCGGATGTTCTATCAGGTCCGGCAGAACTGGCGCGGTAAGGCGGTGATGCTGAAACTGATCTGGCGGATGTTCCGGGCCCATGTGTTCGGCGACCGGATCGCCGCCATCGGCCAATCCCTGATCGCCCGGCTGCGCCTGGCCATGAAGGAACGCGATATCCCGCTGTGGCTGAGCTCGCCGATGACTTCGCTGATCACCGGCGCCGACGGACAGGTGACCGGGGCGGTGATCACCCGCGACGGGAAACCGGTGCGGATCCGCGCGCGCCGCGGCGTGATCCTGGCGACCGGCGGGTTCGACCACGATATGACCTGGCGCAAAGAGGAACTGCCGGAGGTCGACCAGGACTGGAGTTTCGGCAACCCGGTGGCTCTCGGTGACGGGATCCGGGCCGGACAGGACGCCGGTGCGGCCACCGACCTGATGGACGAGGCCTGGTGGTTCCCGGCCATCCAGTGGCCCGACGGGCGGATGCAGTTCATGCTCAACGAGCGCATGATGCCCGCGCAGTTCATCGTGAACGGGGCGGGGAAGCGGTTCATCAACGAGGCCGCGCCCTATATGGACTTCGGGCACGCCATGATCGAGGGCCAGCGCACCGGAGTCACGCATATCCCGTGCTGGCTGATCACCGATCACCGCTCCTGGCACAAATACGTGATCGGCGGTCATCTGCCGATCCCGAAAGTGCCGTTCGCGCCGGTGCCGACCGGTTTCGAGATGGTGCAGGCCTGGCTGGAATCCGGTGTGGTGAAGGCCGCCGGCAGTTTCGCCGAGCTCGCCGGGAAGATCGACGTACCCGCCGCCGAACTCGAGGCCACCGCGGCCCGGTTCAACGAACTCGCGCTGGGCGGCCACGACGACGATTTCCAGCGCGGCGACAGCGTGTACGACAACTACTACGGCGACCCCACGCTGCCCAACCCGAATCTGTTCCCGATCGGCAAACCGCCCTATTACGCGTTCCGGATCGTCCTCGGCGATCTCGGCACCTCCGGCGGCCTGCGCACCGACGAGAACGCCCGGGTGCTGCGCGCCGACGGGTCGGCGGTCGACGGGCTGTACGCCGTCGGTAATGCCTCGGCCGCGGTGATGGGCCGGAGTTACGCGGGCGCCGGCGCCACCATCGGCCCGGCCATGACCTTCGGATATATCGCCGCGGAGCACTGCGCCGGGCGAACACGGTCCGGAGCAGCGGGGGAGACCGGCGAAGGGGTGGGAAGGCCGGCCGCAGGAGATGACGTGACGATCGAAACCACTGGAGGTAATCGATGA
- a CDS encoding LLM class flavin-dependent oxidoreductase: MKISLFYEFALPRPWSDDDEFEMFQDGLTEVEAADKAGFSTVWLTEHHFLEEYCHSTAPEMFLAAASQRTQNIRLGFGVMHLPPGINHPARVAERVSTLDHLSGGRVEFGTGESSSVGELGGFNIDPADKRGQWEEALDVTLRCMTETPFTGFKGQHIEMPPRNIIPKPRQTPHPPLWVACTRPSSVQMAAQKGIGALSFAYTGPGPLGDRVRGYYEEFEEKAAPTVPQLNPNILAIGGDLSMMVARTDEEAVKRLGVGGGFFSFGIMHYYMTGMHVPGRTGVWDRYLDAVKEDETLAYGPGRGAIGGPDTVREFLRGYEESGVDEIILLLNPRSHEGTMESIEIMGREILPEFIERDEKALAAKAKRLEPVLEKVEKRRRPPASPEFDEEYSFGGLPTGRGGKFTASEIPEAMAEINEGRVQAAQRLKDEQQG, translated from the coding sequence ATGAAAATATCCCTCTTCTACGAGTTCGCCCTGCCGCGGCCCTGGAGCGACGACGACGAATTCGAGATGTTCCAGGATGGGCTGACCGAGGTAGAAGCTGCGGATAAAGCCGGTTTCTCCACCGTCTGGCTCACCGAACACCATTTTCTCGAGGAGTACTGCCACTCCACCGCGCCGGAGATGTTCCTCGCCGCCGCCAGCCAGCGGACGCAGAACATCCGCCTCGGCTTCGGCGTCATGCACCTGCCGCCGGGTATCAACCACCCGGCCCGCGTCGCCGAACGGGTGTCGACCCTCGACCATCTTTCCGGCGGCCGCGTCGAATTCGGCACCGGTGAATCGTCGTCGGTCGGTGAGCTGGGCGGTTTCAATATCGACCCCGCCGATAAACGCGGCCAGTGGGAAGAGGCGCTCGACGTCACCCTGCGCTGTATGACCGAGACCCCGTTCACCGGGTTCAAGGGCCAGCACATCGAGATGCCGCCCCGCAACATCATCCCCAAACCCCGCCAGACCCCGCATCCGCCGCTGTGGGTCGCCTGTACCCGGCCGTCCTCGGTACAGATGGCGGCGCAGAAGGGTATCGGTGCGCTGAGCTTCGCCTACACCGGGCCCGGCCCGCTGGGCGACCGGGTGCGCGGCTACTACGAGGAGTTCGAGGAGAAGGCGGCCCCGACGGTGCCGCAGCTCAATCCGAACATCCTGGCCATCGGCGGCGATCTGTCGATGATGGTGGCGCGGACCGACGAGGAGGCCGTGAAACGGCTCGGCGTGGGCGGCGGATTCTTCTCGTTCGGGATCATGCACTACTACATGACCGGGATGCACGTCCCCGGCCGCACCGGAGTGTGGGATCGCTACCTGGACGCGGTGAAAGAGGACGAGACCTTGGCCTACGGCCCCGGGCGCGGTGCGATCGGCGGCCCGGACACCGTGCGCGAGTTCCTGCGCGGCTATGAGGAGAGCGGGGTCGACGAGATCATCCTGCTGCTCAATCCGCGCAGCCACGAGGGCACCATGGAATCGATCGAGATCATGGGCAGGGAGATCCTGCCCGAATTCATCGAACGGGACGAGAAAGCCTTGGCCGCCAAGGCCAAACGGCTCGAGCCTGTGCTCGAGAAGGTGGAGAAGCGGCGGCGTCCGCCGGCCTCCCCGGAATTCGACGAGGAGTACTCGTTCGGCGGTCTGCCGACCGGTCGCGGCGGCAAATTCACCGCCAGTGAGATTCCCGAGGCGATGGCCGAGATCAATGAGGGCCGGGTGCAGGCCGCGCAGCGGCTCAAAGACGAACAGCAGGGCTGA
- a CDS encoding coniferyl-alcohol dehydrogenase: METIDQRWRFDGKRVVVTGCASGIGACVVNQLRHLGAEIVGLDLLRPGTELDEFHEMDQADPESIDRAVRRVGSGVDALFNIAGVSSGIGDPLRVLTINFLGLRHFTESLVPEMAPGSAVVSVSSLAAAGYLENRWAVKGLLETESMADGIRWATANPESTADGGYRLSKEAIILYTVRQSVELAARGIRMNCTGPGVTETPILDQLRTAYGQDYLDGIPKPLGRAADPVEQASALLFLNSRAAGYITGQVLWVDGGNIAGRLANELAGAVPPGPE; the protein is encoded by the coding sequence GTGGAGACGATCGACCAACGGTGGCGTTTCGACGGGAAACGCGTGGTGGTGACCGGGTGTGCCTCCGGCATCGGCGCCTGCGTGGTGAATCAGCTCAGACATCTGGGCGCCGAGATCGTCGGCCTCGATCTGCTCCGCCCCGGCACCGAACTCGACGAGTTCCACGAAATGGATCAGGCCGACCCCGAATCCATCGACCGCGCCGTGCGCAGGGTCGGGTCGGGGGTGGACGCGCTGTTCAATATCGCCGGCGTCTCGTCGGGGATCGGTGACCCGCTGCGCGTACTCACCATCAATTTCCTGGGACTGCGGCATTTCACCGAATCCCTGGTGCCGGAGATGGCGCCGGGGTCAGCGGTGGTCAGTGTCTCGTCGCTGGCCGCCGCCGGGTATCTGGAGAACCGGTGGGCGGTCAAGGGCCTGTTGGAGACCGAATCCATGGCCGACGGAATTCGCTGGGCCACAGCAAATCCCGAATCGACTGCCGACGGCGGCTACCGGCTCTCCAAAGAAGCGATCATCCTCTACACGGTGCGGCAGTCGGTGGAACTGGCGGCCCGCGGTATCCGGATGAACTGCACCGGACCCGGTGTCACCGAAACACCCATCCTGGACCAACTGCGCACCGCCTACGGCCAGGACTATCTCGACGGGATCCCGAAACCGCTGGGGCGGGCCGCCGATCCAGTCGAACAGGCGTCGGCGCTGCTGTTCCTGAACAGCCGGGCCGCGGGCTATATCACCGGCCAGGTCCTGTGGGTCGACGGTGGGAATATCGCCGGCCGCCTGGCGAACGAACTGGCCGGTGCCGTACCCCCGGGGCCCGAATGA
- a CDS encoding cyclase family protein, whose translation MASLTDFRKVGDSVRNWGRWGAADELGTLNFITPAKIAAAAGLVRHGKVFPLGIDFGSAGPQGAFQFRQNPTHVMTVDGGDAETLVEYGPKWLRNSVAGELSGFFQDNPFRFNDDMIIMPLQAATQWDAFSHVYYDDKLYNGFPANSVTSQGAFYCGIDKVDSKGITSRGVLLDVVKHRGAETYLAPGEPITPDELDEVAARQGVTIESGDIVLVRTGWWNRFLEARNGAEPYSGLDWRCAQWLHEHEIAAVAADNLMVEDPVSAVEGTFLPMHMLCLRDMGLMLGEYWDFTALAADCAADGVYEFQLIAPPLRVVGAVGSPINPIAIK comes from the coding sequence GTGGCGTCTTTGACCGATTTCCGCAAAGTCGGCGACAGTGTTCGCAACTGGGGGCGCTGGGGCGCGGCCGATGAACTCGGCACCCTCAATTTCATCACCCCCGCCAAGATCGCCGCGGCCGCGGGACTGGTGCGGCACGGAAAAGTGTTCCCGCTGGGTATCGATTTCGGTTCCGCCGGACCACAGGGCGCCTTCCAGTTCCGGCAGAATCCGACCCACGTGATGACTGTCGACGGCGGTGACGCCGAAACGCTGGTGGAATACGGGCCGAAATGGCTGCGCAATTCCGTCGCCGGCGAATTGAGCGGATTCTTCCAGGACAATCCGTTCCGCTTCAACGACGATATGATCATCATGCCGTTACAGGCGGCCACCCAATGGGACGCCTTCTCCCACGTCTACTACGACGACAAGCTCTACAACGGTTTCCCCGCGAATTCGGTCACCAGCCAGGGCGCGTTCTACTGCGGTATCGACAAGGTCGACAGCAAGGGCATCACCAGCCGCGGGGTCCTGCTGGATGTGGTGAAACACCGGGGCGCGGAAACCTATCTCGCCCCCGGCGAACCGATCACCCCCGACGAACTCGACGAGGTCGCCGCCCGGCAGGGCGTGACCATCGAATCCGGCGATATCGTGCTGGTCAGAACCGGCTGGTGGAACCGCTTCCTCGAAGCCCGCAACGGCGCCGAACCCTATTCCGGGCTGGACTGGCGCTGCGCCCAGTGGCTGCACGAGCACGAGATCGCCGCGGTCGCCGCGGACAACCTGATGGTCGAGGACCCGGTATCCGCCGTCGAGGGCACCTTCTTGCCGATGCATATGCTCTGCCTCCGCGATATGGGGCTGATGCTCGGCGAGTACTGGGATTTCACCGCTCTCGCCGCCGACTGCGCCGCCGACGGCGTCTACGAATTCCAGCTCATCGCCCCGCCGCTGCGTGTCGTCGGCGCGGTGGGTTCGCCGATCAACCCGATCGCCATCAAATAG
- a CDS encoding NADPH-dependent FMN reductase, with protein MTVGSTMVDRTELGTEARPFVVGLGGTLRANSSTERALRHCLDEVERRGGRTALFSGADITLPMYNPHDPARTPQAVALVEALRAADAVIVGSPGYHGAISGLVKNALDYVEDMRTDPTVYLDNKPWGCITCAYGWQAAVGTLGQLRGIGHALRAWPTPIGVAINSADKIWDETGALVDTGVIGQLELLAAQVLTSARAIGTGP; from the coding sequence ATGACCGTGGGAAGCACAATGGTGGATCGCACCGAACTCGGCACGGAAGCCCGGCCGTTCGTCGTCGGACTCGGCGGGACCCTGCGGGCGAACTCCTCGACCGAACGCGCACTGCGGCACTGCCTGGACGAGGTCGAGCGCCGGGGCGGACGCACGGCCCTGTTCAGCGGCGCGGATATCACTCTGCCCATGTACAACCCGCACGATCCCGCCCGCACCCCGCAGGCGGTCGCGCTGGTGGAAGCGCTGCGCGCCGCCGACGCGGTGATCGTCGGATCACCCGGCTACCACGGCGCGATCTCCGGTCTGGTGAAGAACGCGCTGGACTACGTGGAAGATATGCGCACCGATCCCACGGTCTACCTGGACAACAAACCCTGGGGCTGCATCACCTGCGCCTACGGCTGGCAGGCCGCTGTCGGCACTCTCGGCCAGTTGCGCGGGATCGGTCACGCCCTGCGCGCCTGGCCCACACCCATCGGGGTCGCGATCAATTCGGCGGACAAGATCTGGGACGAGACCGGCGCCCTGGTCGATACCGGGGTGATCGGACAACTCGAACTACTCGCCGCGCAGGTGCTCACCAGTGCCCGGGCGATCGGTACCGGCCCATGA